The following coding sequences lie in one Desulfofalx alkaliphila DSM 12257 genomic window:
- a CDS encoding type II secretion system F family protein yields the protein MSLLILCQILVALSVIMIFFGPKILFKNRYVRYKDEKLESASGVKTSSNYIALIAGCIGGAGIAYAVTGSMLFTLLGLSGGFFALKWMQKKQEEDRKELLRQQYPDILSQLEAASRGNLNPYQALEDTVPNLPRPARDIFYEVLRRVRTGQSMSDSLDDVIKETGWRDLKTLSLAFKLNSRMGIDISKICNHAIEAHYDKESQQGQIRAATSQNAATIKVLSGLPFFIVGVARAVSPEFAAPLFNTLGGGIFFALCVLMIVMGNLVAKNMIVKTLEG from the coding sequence GTGAGCCTCCTTATATTATGCCAAATTCTAGTTGCCCTTTCGGTGATAATGATATTTTTCGGACCCAAAATACTTTTTAAAAACAGATATGTCCGGTACAAGGATGAAAAGCTTGAGAGTGCCAGCGGAGTTAAAACATCCTCAAACTACATTGCTTTAATTGCTGGTTGTATCGGAGGTGCCGGAATTGCCTATGCAGTAACAGGTAGCATGTTGTTTACACTGCTGGGGTTAAGCGGAGGTTTTTTTGCTCTCAAGTGGATGCAAAAGAAACAAGAAGAAGATCGCAAAGAACTCTTGCGACAACAATATCCTGATATACTATCCCAACTAGAGGCAGCCAGTAGGGGTAATTTAAACCCTTATCAAGCCCTAGAAGATACAGTACCTAACCTGCCCCGCCCAGCTAGAGATATATTCTATGAAGTGCTGCGCCGGGTAAGAACAGGCCAGAGCATGTCAGACTCACTAGATGATGTTATTAAAGAGACTGGTTGGAGGGATCTTAAAACACTGTCACTAGCCTTTAAACTTAATAGCCGAATGGGTATAGATATATCAAAAATCTGTAATCATGCAATTGAAGCCCATTACGACAAAGAAAGCCAGCAGGGGCAAATAAGGGCGGCTACTTCCCAAAACGCAGCAACCATTAAGGTGCTAAGTGGATTGCCTTTCTTTATTGTAGGAGTTGCCAGAGCAGTATCGCCAGAGTTTGCAGCTCCTCTATTTAATACTTTAGGGGGAGGTATCTTTTTTGCTTTATGCGTCCTTATGATAGTTATGGGTAACTTA